Proteins encoded together in one Ipomoea triloba cultivar NCNSP0323 chromosome 4, ASM357664v1 window:
- the LOC116017761 gene encoding actin-depolymerizing factor-like: MSSRGANASSGMGVAEHSKSTYMELQRKKVHRYVIFKIDEKKKEVVVEKTGGPAESYDDFTASLPETDCRYAVYDFDFVTSENCQKSKIFFIAWSPSVSRIRSKMLYATSKDRFRRELQGIHYEIQATEATEVDLEVLQERAN, translated from the exons ATGTCTTCCAGAGGG GCAAATGCATCCTCCGGGATGGGAGTTGCTGAGCACAGCAAAAGCACGTACATGGAATTGCAAAGAAAGAAGGTGCACCGTTACGTGATCTTTAAGATAgatgagaagaagaaagaagttgTGGTCGAGAAAACCGGAGGTCCAGCTGAAAGCTACGACGATTTTACCGCATCTTTGCCTGAGACTGATTGCCGTTATGCTGTCTATGACTTCGATTTTGTTACTTCCGAGAACTGCCAAAAGAGCAAGATATTTTTCATCGCGTG GTCCCCCTCGGTGTCGAGGATCCGTTCTAAGATGCTATATGCGACATCCAAGGACAGGTTCAGGAGGGAGCTCCAAGGCATCCACTACGAGATACAAGCCACTGAAGCAACGGAGGTGGATCTCGAGGTGCTCCAGGAGCGTGCTAATTGA
- the LOC116015589 gene encoding chromatin modification-related protein MEAF6-like, which yields MQPRKMELQGHRGSNPKAALSSILNKRHKLQEELRNVEKQVYELETTYLQETGTFGNALRGFEGFLSTSNKSSNLKRSRKFQLEDRLFSLSSVTSPAAEELGLGREDGKPDQGQGRSRAGGITINGQGKPKKGRTGARDTKKVRGSNDLDIDDDDDPDMMSMR from the exons ATGCAGCCGCGAAAAATGGAGTTACAGG GGCACAGAGGCTCTAACCCTAAAGCCGCGCTTTCTTCTATCTTGAACAAGAGACACAAGCTTCAAGAAGAGCTCCGAAACGTTGAAAAACAG GTATATGAGTTAGAGACAACTTATTTGCAAGAAACTGGGACATTTGGGAATGCATTAAGAGGCTTTGAAGGATTTTTATCTACATCAAATAAAAGTTCAAA CCTCAAGAGATCAAGAAAATTTCAACTTGAAGATAGATTATTTTCGCTGTCCTCAGTCACTTCACCAGCG GCTGAAGAGCTTGGACTTGGACGAGAAG ATGGAAAACCAGATCAGGGTCAAGGTCGGTCCAGGGCTGGAGGCATAACAATAAATGGACA GGGGAAACCAAAAAAGGGAAGAACAGGAGCGAGGGATACAAAGAAAGTCAGGGGTTCAAATGACTTGGATattgacgatgatgatgatccaGATATGATGAGCATGAGATAG